In the Deltaproteobacteria bacterium genome, GAGACCCTCCCCCGTTCTCCTCCGCTGCGCTCCGGAGCCGGGGGTTTCCCATGCTGCGAAGACCAAGAAAACTACAGGGCTGACGCAAATCGTTTTCAGAAGGAGCTCCCCTGTGTGACCGGCTGCCGGTGGAGCGGTTTGCCTTTTGCAGGGTTTCAACCGCGGGCCGGATTGCACTGCCTCTTTCGGTCTGCGATGAGTAAGCTTTGAAACCCGGAAAAGGCAAACCGCTTCAAGGCGGGATATAACGGGTTCACCGGATATTTACTGTAAATGGACGAAAATTAAGGACCTGGCCTCTTTATCGTCCAGGTGGTCCCATCAGGCCCGTCCCGAAGGGTTATACCCCTGGCTGCGAGCCTGTCCCTTATCCTGTCTGCATCAGTCCAGTCTTTTTTCTCTCTGGCCCTGGCCCGCTCCTCAATAACCTTCAATACATCGGATTCCGTCATCCCAAGAAGGCCCAGTGCCTCAAGATTCCTCTTCCTGATATATACATCAGGGTCTTGATTGAGCAACCCTATCACCCTGGCGGCACCCTGGATCGCATCCGCTCCGGATTTTAAAGGTTCTATATAGAGGGCCGAGGGCCTTTTTTCAGCTTCCCGGCCAAGGCGATTCAGGGCCCTTACACCGTCAAAGAGGTGACCAAGTGCCTGTGCGGTATTGAAGTCGTCATCCATGGCCTGGTCAAACCGATCTCTCAGATGATCCAGTGTATCTGCCGACTCCCTGGCCTCATCAGTAAAGGGCCGTTGTTTTTTCACCGGTCTTTCGGACAGGTGCCTTGCCTCGGAAAGGGCCGTATAGCATCGATCAAGGGCGGAGGTCGTCTCGTTCAGGGCCTCAGGGCCGTAGTCAAGGGGGCTGCGGTAATGCTTGGACAGGAGAAAGAGCCTCAAGGCCTCCGGATGATATTTTTCCAGGATATCCCAGATGGTCACAAAATTTCCAAGGGACTTTGACATCTTCTCGCCGCGGATCGTTACAAAGCCATTGTGCATCCAGAAACGGGCAAAGGTCTTTCCTGTTGCCGCTTCGGATTGGGCGCGCTCGTTTTCGTGGTGCGGGAATATGAGGTCCAGGCCGCCTCCATGAATGTCCAGGGTCGGCCCCAGGTACTTCATGCTCATGACCGAGCACTCAATATGCCATCCCGGCCTGCCCGGTCCCCATGGACTGTCCCATTTGGGCTCACCGGGTTTTGCGGCCTTCCACAGGGCGAAATCCATGGGATCCTGTTTCTGTTCTCCGGGGGCTATCCTGGC is a window encoding:
- a CDS encoding cysteine--tRNA ligase, giving the protein MTIKIYNTFTRRKEVFEPLTPGYVRMYVCGITAYDRCHIGHARSAVVFDAVVRHLRHRGFEVNFVRNFTDIDDKIINRANEEGISPEALAEREIKHFYQDTDALGVLRATTEPRATRHIREIIQLIKTLIDKGRAYASGGDVYFSVRGFPGYGALSGRNVEEMRAGARIAPGEQKQDPMDFALWKAAKPGEPKWDSPWGPGRPGWHIECSVMSMKYLGPTLDIHGGGLDLIFPHHENERAQSEAATGKTFARFWMHNGFVTIRGEKMSKSLGNFVTIWDILEKYHPEALRLFLLSKHYRSPLDYGPEALNETTSALDRCYTALSEARHLSERPVKKQRPFTDEARESADTLDHLRDRFDQAMDDDFNTAQALGHLFDGVRALNRLGREAEKRPSALYIEPLKSGADAIQGAARVIGLLNQDPDVYIRKRNLEALGLLGMTESDVLKVIEERARAREKKDWTDADRIRDRLAARGITLRDGPDGTTWTIKRPGP